The proteins below come from a single Arthrobacter sp. B1I2 genomic window:
- a CDS encoding nitrilase-related carbon-nitrogen hydrolase: MAFGPDGGRLAFYRKIHLFDAQGFGESTFIKPGPSTAPVVFEYGGVRFGLMTCYDLRFPELARSLADAGAEVLLVCSSWVPGEHKTEQWLALNAARAIENSVYVAGVCQAPPVSVGRSVLVDPMGVVEADLGLEPGVRTMEVSLETVERVRESFPMFRQRRLL, encoded by the coding sequence GTGGCTTTCGGGCCCGACGGCGGCCGGTTGGCTTTCTACCGGAAGATCCACCTTTTCGACGCGCAGGGTTTCGGGGAGTCCACGTTCATCAAGCCAGGACCGTCCACTGCGCCGGTGGTGTTCGAGTATGGGGGAGTGCGGTTCGGGCTGATGACGTGTTACGACCTGCGGTTCCCGGAGCTGGCCAGGTCGCTGGCCGACGCCGGTGCGGAAGTCCTGCTGGTCTGCTCCTCCTGGGTGCCGGGCGAGCACAAGACTGAGCAGTGGCTTGCTTTGAATGCGGCGCGGGCGATTGAGAACAGCGTGTACGTGGCGGGGGTGTGCCAGGCACCGCCGGTATCGGTGGGGCGGAGCGTGCTGGTGGACCCGATGGGGGTGGTTGAAGCGGACCTCGGGCTGGAGCCTGGGGTGCGGACGATGGAGGTTTCGCTGGAAACGGTGGAGCGGGTGCGGGAGTCGTTCCCGATGTTCCGGCAGCGAAGGCTGCTGTAG
- a CDS encoding APC family permease, which yields MTTTLTRTLKLPSLVLFGLAYLTPLIVLGIFGIIAEATGGASPAAYLVALIAMLFTAHSYGRMAIAHPVAGSAYTYVRRSIDPRVGFLVGWAILLDYLFLPMVIWLIGGSYLSAQFPGIPIGLWIVGFIVITTLLNILGIKVADKANYVLMAFQLLVIVFFVALSIGNVVSTSGAGGLVSGQPFVNDTASFATISAGAAIAAYSFLGFDAVTTLTEETVNPRKTMPRAIMLVALIGGGIFVAVSYVTQLVHPGGVFEDSASAASSIALQIGGQLFGAVFLAGLVVAQFASGLAAQASASRLMYAMGRDSVLPKAVFGKLSEKFHTPVVNLVIIGIIGLIAIFLDVATSTSFINFGAFTAFTLVNASVVFHYVRQRRAGQQLNPVSYVVVPVIGAIICAYLLSQLDSNAITLGVSWLVLGVVVLALITRGFKAAPPEMTATEKATVEAAA from the coding sequence GTGACAACAACGCTCACCCGCACGCTGAAACTGCCCTCGCTGGTCCTGTTCGGCCTCGCGTACCTCACCCCGCTGATCGTCCTGGGGATCTTCGGGATCATCGCCGAAGCCACCGGCGGCGCCTCGCCGGCCGCCTACCTGGTGGCACTGATCGCCATGCTGTTCACCGCGCACAGCTACGGCCGGATGGCCATCGCCCACCCCGTGGCCGGCTCCGCGTACACCTACGTGCGCCGGTCCATCGATCCCCGGGTGGGTTTCCTGGTGGGCTGGGCCATCCTGCTGGACTACCTGTTCCTGCCCATGGTCATCTGGCTGATCGGCGGCTCGTACCTGAGCGCGCAGTTCCCTGGCATCCCCATCGGGCTCTGGATCGTGGGCTTCATCGTGATCACCACGCTGCTGAACATCCTGGGCATCAAGGTGGCGGACAAGGCCAACTACGTGCTGATGGCGTTCCAGCTGCTGGTCATCGTGTTCTTCGTGGCGCTGTCCATCGGCAATGTGGTGTCCACTTCCGGGGCCGGGGGACTGGTGAGCGGCCAGCCGTTTGTCAACGACACCGCCAGCTTCGCCACCATCTCCGCTGGCGCGGCCATCGCCGCGTACTCCTTCCTGGGGTTCGACGCCGTCACCACCCTCACCGAGGAGACCGTCAACCCGCGCAAGACCATGCCACGGGCCATCATGCTCGTGGCGCTGATCGGAGGCGGCATCTTCGTGGCGGTGTCCTACGTGACCCAGCTGGTTCACCCCGGCGGCGTGTTCGAGGACTCGGCGTCCGCGGCGAGCTCCATCGCGCTGCAGATCGGCGGGCAGCTGTTCGGCGCCGTGTTCCTGGCCGGCCTGGTGGTGGCGCAGTTCGCCTCCGGCCTCGCCGCGCAGGCCAGCGCGTCCCGGCTGATGTATGCGATGGGCCGCGACTCGGTCCTGCCCAAGGCGGTCTTCGGCAAACTCAGCGAGAAGTTCCACACCCCGGTGGTGAACCTGGTCATCATCGGCATCATCGGCCTGATCGCGATCTTCCTGGACGTGGCCACGTCGACGTCGTTCATCAACTTCGGTGCCTTCACCGCCTTCACGCTGGTGAACGCCTCGGTGGTGTTCCACTATGTGCGCCAGCGCCGGGCCGGGCAGCAGCTGAACCCGGTGTCCTACGTGGTGGTCCCGGTGATCGGCGCCATCATCTGCGCCTACCTGCTCTCCCAGCTGGACAGCAACGCCATTACGCTGGGAGTTTCCTGGCTGGTGCTGGGCGTGGTGGTCCTGGCCCTGATCACGCGGGGCTTCAAGGCGGCGCCGCCGGAGATGACGGCCACGGAGAAGGCGACGGTCGAGGCAGCCGCCTGA